From Cydia splendana chromosome 25, ilCydSple1.2, whole genome shotgun sequence:
AACCTGTGTTCTGTTCCGTAGAAGGTCAGATAACAATGTCAGGGCTGATCCTTCGAAGCCGTAGTGACGAAGTTTGGTAGTCAGCACTTTGTGATCCGCAACGTCGAATGCCTTAGATAAGTCGCAGCATAAGACTGCGACTTGGTTCCTGCACTCGCGGGCCTCTGTAACTTGCCGAATCACGGTCCGAGCCAAATaatttcgggaggttggtggagggttcAAAAATCGtttaagcagtttgtgggtttggtcgtttttgtccacgttaatgctatattttttctataacttaatagaACACtaatttgtaggcattttcttaatctgacgaacacaagtttgacgcctaatttttacattgtaaccgtcagattaaggaaatgcgtgcaaataattatcagatttagtaatagcacaattatagcgttaatttggactaatatgaccaaatccacaatctgcttaacaatttgttgaaccccccaccaacccctcaccaaccaagggctcaacatagatggctaaaaggggtaaaggtagactacacggggtaccaagatatcactcatatcttaatctgacgcgctcgagtaaacacaaaaatcccctcttgggctcccctaccataagagttatgggacatatttttgagatgatttgtacacccatatttttacagttgactgtacctacttacctagttGTGCAAGGAAGAGTGGGAGGGGACAGGGCTAGAGGAAGATCGCCAATGAGATGGTACGACCAAATCAAAGCCAGTGTGTCGGCCACAGTAAGCGAATGCTCACGGAAAGCAGCTCcacgggaggaatggcgacgtgtcgttaaacgagtcgctcaaaagtctacataatggccacaaccactctgtcaagagtgtaacgaagaagaagaagaaggtttACTTAAGATATAAGAGGAAAACGGGCAGACGATTCGcctctgatggtaagcgattacttACCGTAGCTGCCGCCGCCTGCTGCCGGCCTTTGAGATGGGAATACGATCTTCTCTTGAAAGTCGAACTTATATGCCCTCCCTACTAATAAATagatataaaaataacttaCCAATACAGGCCCTAGGGCCATCCCCGAACGGCAAATACGTATTCTTCTTAATGTCCTTAAGATTCTCCGGATCAAATCTTTCCGGAATAAAGCTCTCAGGGTCTTTAAAATATTTAGGGTCTGTATGAATACCCTGCAGGGGTATTATGATGCCAGTCCCCTTGTCGATGGTGACGTCTGTGCCAGGGAATTGGTAACTTTCTGTGCTTTTTCTTATTAAGAAACCGAGTGATGGAAAGAGGCGCATACCTTCCCTGTAAGAAGATTGAAGTTAGTTTAGTTAGTACACTTCAagttggtttttagggttccgtacccaaagagtaaaaatgAGATCCTAATATTActataagactccactgtccgtctgtctgacaccaggctgtatctcatgatacatacatcggggttttcggtgcgggaatgttttacactagccaaataacagacaggtaaaaactgtaaaaaacgatactaatttaacatttctaagcacatttggaccttactacctacgtttaattcatagtttggtaattattttacaataaacaaagttataaatacacgaaatTATTCCCGCACTGAAAAcccatgtaggtacttaatgctcatgaaccgtgatctagacagttgaaattttcacagatgatgtatttctgttgccgctccAATAACAAATACTGGCATTTACGGttaatgagatacagcctggtgacagacagacaggcggacggacgacagacggacagatggacagacggacaacggagtcttagtaatcggctcccgtttttaccctttgggtacggaatcctaaaaatcaCAAAAAGACAAATGAAGAGTTAAGATAAGAGGGGTCGGAGGGGACGGCCGCCTCTGCATACAAacatagtcctcattttcctctctggatattgacgttatggaaaatatttttacataatttgatgtatttttaacACAGCTTTGCAAATTGGCCTGATATGCCCCtacatttaacttttttttagtcTCAAAAATTAGGACCGAAACAAGTTATGTACgtacaaaatttttaaatgctcctaactattataattaataattcgaAAAAATTAAACATGTATTGCTGTGGTTGGTATACAGCAAGTTGActcaaaatattttctaaaatgttaatatccagacaggaaaatgaggactacagccaggcaaaaaagagtagaaattaaaaagtggcaacactgtagtgttgtccctttcaaatcaatttctataacagaacgggacgacactacagtgttgccactttttaatttctactctttttgctttttttatttcttcttttttttGGCTGTACGTTTGTATCAAAGGTTTGTATGAAAGGGCGATATTGCGCGATTCCTCCCTTTCGTCTTAATTCAATTACTAACTTGAAACACATGTGTAAATACTGCATCTCTTTCACCGCATAGTAGCAAAGTTTTCCGCCATATTTAGCAAGCACCTCATCGATCTCCTGCTGGCACTTCGCCTGCTGGTCAGGGTGCAGGGCGAGCTGGTGCAGCGTGTAGCTGGTCGCCGACGAGGACGTCTCGAACCCCGCCGCGAAGAACACGAATACCTGCGCAGCCATCAGCAGCTCATCCATCTCCAACTCTACTATATGTGGTGTTCCATCTGGATTCCTCTTCTCTATAGACTCCCCCACAATCTTACCCTTCTGCTTCAATTCTAGGAGCAAATCAATGAAATCATTCCTCCCTGAAGGTTCATAGTTTCTCTGTTCCATAATACTTTTTACTAAAGCTACCGTATTCCTTTCGATTTCGGGCGCTAAAAAGTTGAGATTCTTAAACAGCCCCGGAGCAAACTCTTTAAGAAAAGCGATTATGCCTTCTCGGATTGAGAATGTGAATATACGTTTGCCTAGCTttctaaatgttgaggtttcaTCGGAGATTGAATCCGTGTCTAAACCGAACCCGCAGGCGCCGATGAAGTCGGTGGTGTAGCGCGCCATGAGGTCTCGTACGTCTACTTCTGAACCTAGCTTGGTGGCAGCGGTTCGCTGCAGCCGCTCAGTCCTCTCCACGATCAGAGGGAACATCGCCTTCAGCTTGCCGGACGTAAATGCTGTCGTCATCCTCTGCCGCAGCAGCTTCCACAGATCCCCATCAGCGAAGAACAAGTTCTTAAGCATCGGTTCAACCTTCTCGTGCGGATTAATCGCTCTTAGATAAAACTTATTAAAGTCCGTAATGAGAACATGCTTGATTAGGTCCGGGTCGCGAATCACTACAGATTTTTTCCTACTATAATAATATCCGACAAGTTTTTCTTCCGGGTATCTTCTGTACAAATCTGTGACGTATTGGGTAATGCTCTGTTTCTGCAGGAATATACGAGATGTGCTGCCCACAATTGGATACGGTTGTTCGTATTTGACGCCTTTCTTTTTCCAATAGTCGTGGCCTTGCGTACCGTATAAGTATAAGGACCAAATGAGTACAACAATAACTATGAAAATGaacatttttaagttttaaatatAGGTTAATGCAAGAAACTTGTTGTTTGCTAGTTAATTACAATCTGTATGAGAACTAAATGACAATCAATATTTATAGCACGTTATCTGTTGATATTGTGGATGAGTGTTATACTTACAAGTCCCGCTTATTTTAAATCAAAGGTCAAATTCTAAACAATTGCACAAATGATAGCAAAATGATGATAAAAATTTATTAATTGGCAGACAACAAAGACTTTTTTCGGATGTAGCTATATGTAATTAATACACCTACATAATTGGGACGGGACAAGACAACTGGCCAGACATTATCAGTAGGTATACTTACACTATACATTGATAAGTAATATCGCTATTTCTTCGTTCCGTTCCAATTAtcacaatattttatttcattccaATCATTAAATTGTTAATAGCAGGCTTAAGTGACAAATTTTTTGGGGGTTTACtgatatcaaagagaatagaatttcaaattctctttgctgatatacaaattattacatttttgtttgaagaaacgtcaattttgacacttgtttgacactgacatatccaatccatatcgtttcaatatctagtatttgacgtatctcattgttcgaatacggctgtaagtaaatacttaaacccttatttcataataatataaatttaatatcgTAAGGGTTTAATGTATTGTAtgctacttttaaaaatataaatgttaGCGCCATCGATCGTTATGACGATGTacttaatgtatttttatgcaCTTACAGATTACCCTGCCATCTATGATCGAGTAGCCAAACGACTAGGCAAGCACAACAGCTATCTCAGTAGTGTATAGCGGATGCACAGAGGGCGCCACTGATTTTTGCAATGGGGTGCGCATGTCAAAAATAATCTGTCATTcaattcattttattttgtgttagcTGAAACGCGACGTGATTTGGTTTGTGAAAAATACTCGGATAAGGTGGCTGCGGGCATGTCCCTCCAAAAAACCAACCGGAAACCTGGAGAACAGTCAAGGATTATTCGTCAGTGATAATTTGCAAAAAGTTTGCCGTTTTTCAGCGCAAAAAACACATAAGATTTAGATTTTTCGACGAATTTTCATCTCATTTTCATCTAttgtgtgtttgtgttttttatttacaataagACGATGTGGACAAGATTATACAATAAAGTGTTCAGTGGTTAGATCTATTTTCGACTGCATATAGTGCTAAATATATCGTGGTGTTCTTGTTTTGATGAATTACTCCCGACAGAAGGCGTCCAAattttgtaagtatttttttttactataactTCGCACGAGGGAAAATCGACTATTCCTATCCTTATTTGATTAATAGTAACATTTTACAGGAATACAACagtaaataaatgtaggtaggtatataagaaTTTCTATGaccaataaaaaaactaaaaaaagattcaggacccaattttttttaatataggtatttggtTTGGATTTGCAAATTGGCCAGCTTTATTCGTACTTATTTTCTAATAAGATTCTTATTTGAAACAACTTTTACAATGAACACTTATATACTATATATGATGATTTGATGATATTCACAATGTTGATGAAAACAATCACATCCTCTAGAAAATATTTAACTATGGAACATGTTTTATGAGAGGCAATATGTCAACTTTAGAGAAAGGGCAGTAGCCCTAACATGGCCCCCCTTGGCCCTTGGCCTTGGCACTGTGCCATATGTTGACAAAACTATCTACAACTCATTTAACCACATGTTTGAGCAGATTATTGCTTTAGGGATATAAAGAGACATTTAAACTCATTTTTTTAGCATGTTTGCTTCAAATTCCAACAAATTGGCCTGATACAGTGATATGCAgaagcaaagcttgtaatagATTGGTAAATTAGGCTGTTGAAAggcttaaaaaatatataatttaacaCCTCTTGCAACAACTAGTTTTATTAGCTTAACTTTACATGAAGAGGGCTGAAGAGTTCTCATATGACAGTGAAAGTAAACTGATATATAGGTCATAggtggtttcctaggatagtgGTGCTGTCATATAGCGACCGTCTCCATACATAATACTactacatccatatttagccatatgtgacgttccacggaaaaaggtaccttatgagggtttctagtttcggagatatgaaatgttttgtaaagaggtgaaaaaatgctcaatttttttttattgtgtgatctgaaaccttaatgcgtaacgtttgtttacctgtttttatttttgttataagttagttataagcctagtaatgtcgtctcagagtttagtagaaaaggtaccttatggaaaaaagattgaaaattcccaaaaaaactagtcaatacgggaaaagaagtttggtagagaactgtattagcattctgcaaaactaatttgataatttcagttctggtcggggggcctcgcaaatattataaccgtacatcgaccgacatcacaaatccaagtagcctgctattataccaaagttactctcgtcaagtgtttcttaactagaataatcttcatttggtttggtcgcatgcagtaaatcagccattggtttgctgaaaaatgccaatacccgacgcattaccttatggaatatctgtggtcattgaacctcaatgccgcttatcttcaatagcaaccgaaatatattattgataagaaatagacgatttataccatcttaaccccaaaatattattagtttatcctaactgttccatatcattatcatgcctcatcatgtaacttaatcacaaggtaccttttcattacatacaaattattggtcttttttaagattattatgacgaagaactaattaaatttggggcagtttaatgtaaattaatattttctattcataaaagataaactgtaatatgattgatattttgtagtgatgtattattagatttatttccataaggtaccttttcgtaaatgtatggagcaaatactgttattgttatgtaagtttaaagtggcataaggggttaaatatagtatttagttggggttttaggatttatttcatttgaatgacagaatttctttcatatgtgctcagaaaaattgattgtgtgtcacattaaaagtaaaaatattcaattttgtgattttatatgaaaaagtcagaaaatacattttcacctctaaatcggtattgttttttgcttaaactgtctgtcagtgtcgttttctaatagataaaatttaaatcttgagagctcattgcaatcaatcgtgaaaatgaaataaaactttattttcaagagattgtctagtatacacataaatcagtcgatatcaaaagtttctatttgcattacagaacaagtcgcaataattttttaatctcacatatataaggtattattatttgtagtcaactatgtaacttacttcaggaacatagttttttaggcggctaaacttaaaacttctctatcgtaaagttgctaatttcacaacattattttcaaaaaatcatatctctgtaactacgcaacctagaaggttgatcttttgtgttatcgatagcttatttattgtagattactggggtatgcataactccatacccgccataaggtacctttgaccgtgggacgtcacatattattttgtatggagacggccgctatatgatggcaccgctatcctaggaaaacagagCTTTAGAGTTGTGCCTTGGTTGTGCCATTCtcaaatgaaatattttataatgagaACATTTCCCATACAGAATGGAGAATGAAAATGAAAAGCGTTTATTGGTTATTTAATGCTGAATTTGAAccggtattattaatttataaagtAGTGGTTTCacattcaaataaaaataaggaaatattTGATGGGTGTAGTGACTATTTCTCATTGTTACTCCATCCTGGTGTCTAAGGCACATTTTTAGTTTGTTTGATGAAAATGTTCTATATATCACATTCCACTTATAAACATGATTTATGGCACTATATCCACGGTGACAGTCCCGTATATACGGgactgtcaccgtatttaagtatCACGTCCCGTATTTTtactggtcccgtttttgtcccgTATTTTGTTGACCTTGCCTAGATTCCGTTCTCTTTTAGTGTGTCTTTGCCGaatgtattatatcgcggtgccgCATACATAATACATTCCGCTAGTAGGTGTAAGCTAGTCTCCTCCTTACCACAGTGTGGACAGGAGGCATCTCTGCTAATCTCCATTATCTTAAGGTGTCTATTGAGAGTGTTATGACCTGTAATGATACCTGTCAGAAGTCTCAGACTGCTCTTACCTAGTTTCAGAAGATACCTAGTTCTCCTGTGATCTATGCCTTTGatcatcatcttcatcatcaccttgcctataatatttattaatttattaatagcGCTCTAGAACAGGGCTCCCCAAACCCCAGCTCCAatcagcagcaaccagatacaccCCTCCCCcccggtggcccgcgcgaaagtttctgaggcgcaatatggccctcaggtaaaaagtttggagacccctgctccAGAATACCACTGTCCCGTATCAGTTCCGACTAattatggcaaccctaactaTATCTCTTTTTTAGCATTGAAATGGACTTAACAGAAATTAGCATacgaaattttattatttaagcctgttattataattaaacaTATTATTTAGTACTAGATATTTATTAGAAAACTAAAACTTCAGCGTAGGAAGTAACTCAATTTAGCATTGTTTTCAATCTGACTCCACAAGACAGGCGTAGCCTAGTGTGGCAGTCATAGGTTAAGAATATCTTGTAAACTTTTTggcaaataaaactattttattattttattttttttatttattgttttatggAGTACAGATAGTAATTATTTGAATTAGCATGATGAGTACCTATTCATAATTTTCTTCAAAATACCATAACACCATTAATTATAGGTATATAGGTTAATTCgctagtaactggccaccttaaactaaaaaaaaccgggcaagtgcgagtcggactcgcgcacgaagggttccgtaccataatgcaaaaaaaaaaaaaaaaaagcaaaaaaaaaacggtcacccatccaaatactgaccactcccgacgttgcttatagtccggtggccggctgcatgaaacaaacctcatcaaaaaatagaatatacctaccctgtagaggtacctgacatttagtagcttccaacgcacttggtcggcctaggcttaacctggcagattttgtacaaatggcaaaaacgttggacaaaaattcatcaaaaaaaacctcatcgaaaaatagaatgaaacttgtatggtaggatacctgaccttgaggacagtaaaaaaaaattggtcggcctcaccttagcctggcagtttttgcagtccgaccagatttattgggtcacgtgagagctacaatttacctcatcgaaaaatagaatgaaacaaacggattataatagctaaaataagcctgttgacgtatgtcttggtcggcctcaccttaacctggcagtttttgcagtccgaccaaatttataaaaaaatcatcaaatttttttatcgaaaaatcgtatgaaactggtatggtacgatggctgcctttgaggacagtaaaaaaaaagtggtcggccaaatcctgtgttggcaggttcctgtgtccgaccaattttgtggtaccacgtgagagctacaattttacctcatcgaaaaatagaatgaaacaaacggattataatagctaaaataagcctgttgacgtgtGTCTTGGTCgtcctcaccttaacctggcagtttttgcagtccgaccaaatttataaaaaaaacatcaaaaattttttatcgaaaaatcgtatgaaacttgtatggtacgatagctgcctttcaggacagtaaaaaaaaagtggttggccaaatcctgtgttggcaggttcctgtgtccgaccaattttgtggtaccacgtgagagctacaatttacctcatcgaaaaatagaatgaaacaaacggattataatagctaaaataagcccgttgacgtatgtcttggtcggcctcaccttaacctggcagtttttgcagtccgaccaaatttatacaaaaatcatcaaaatttttttatcgcaaaatcgtatgaaacttgtatggtacaatagctgcctttgaggacagtaaaaaaaaagtggtcggccaaatcctgtgttggcaggttcctgtgtccgaccaattttgtggtaccacgtgagagctacaatttacctcatcgaaaaatagaatgaaacaaacggattataatagctaaaataagcctgttgacgtatgtcttggtcggcctcaccttagccaggcagtttttgcagtccgaccacatttgtaaagaataataatttctatattgaaaatatggtttcttcgcagcttgaacttaacttaataatgctaactgaaaaaagtcataagtaaatgagtccatggaggtcttagagggtttaaaaaaaaaagaaaacattcagttcaaattttattcataaatctatctaatagctaaataacgttttctaactactgacgtggtttcagagtaacacttacgttgagatgatgtctcacagatgtcaaaaataaaaaggttttcatcgatttttgacaagttttgaatcgtatatcctacttttccactacagatagaatgaggaggcataactgacattttatcacgccaggtggcgcctccatagtggagttgccgtcactgtcaaatcacatacattgtttccaataaattgtaaacattctccttttttaaccgacttccaaatcccaaaggaggaggttatcaattcggttgtatgttttttttttctccacaatactgcaatagtgtgcgacaaattgtggaaatatacctataggatctcccttttttcccaaggacccgatatgcataaatcggtgagaaaaagctttgagtaccaaaaactaaggcaaatgacaaagaccgtttgtgtaggctgcattttaaggaagataaatattttggaaagaggtaagctaagttttaacgaagtagtacataatttagggcataatggcttggccacacatgctgtattccatacgcatcatgactttgtg
This genomic window contains:
- the LOC134803009 gene encoding cytochrome P450 6B2-like; amino-acid sequence: MFIFIVIVVLIWSLYLYGTQGHDYWKKKGVKYEQPYPIVGSTSRIFLQKQSITQYVTDLYRRYPEEKLVGYYYSRKKSVVIRDPDLIKHVLITDFNKFYLRAINPHEKVEPMLKNLFFADGDLWKLLRQRMTTAFTSGKLKAMFPLIVERTERLQRTAATKLGSEVDVRDLMARYTTDFIGACGFGLDTDSISDETSTFRKLGKRIFTFSIREGIIAFLKEFAPGLFKNLNFLAPEIERNTVALVKSIMEQRNYEPSGRNDFIDLLLELKQKGKIVGESIEKRNPDGTPHIVELEMDELLMAAQVFVFFAAGFETSSSATSYTLHQLALHPDQQAKCQQEIDEVLAKYGGKLCYYAVKEMQYLHMCFKEGMRLFPSLGFLIRKSTESYQFPGTDVTIDKGTGIIIPLQGIHTDPKYFKDPESFIPERFDPENLKDIKKNTYLPFGDGPRACIGERLGLMQSLAGLAALLHRFTVAPSKNTRVKPLTDPTSHIVQSVKGGIPLALTLRT